From the Paraburkholderia sp. PREW-6R genome, one window contains:
- a CDS encoding recombination-associated protein RdgC has translation MWFKNLQLHRLPAPWSVTADQMQKWLAPHAFAPGNSVEMQSQGWAAPRDNAPDSLVYALNGQLLLMFRAEKKLLPASVVTQFTKARAADLEEQQGFKPGRKQMRELKEQVTNELLPRAFSIRRDTRVWIDCRNGWLVIDAASQAVADEVRGLLVKSIDQLPLGTVQVTQSPVAAMTQWLLSGEGPAGFTLDQDTELRSPAEGNATVRYVGHTLDTEDMRRHIEAGKQCMRLAMTWNDRVSFVLTPSLTIKRIAPLDVLKEAGDPTAQNDDESFDSDFTLMTAELERMLGDLLDALGGEKGSGQHNEPARAQDKATPQAVVA, from the coding sequence ATGTGGTTCAAGAATCTCCAGCTTCACCGTCTTCCCGCTCCGTGGTCCGTCACTGCCGACCAGATGCAGAAGTGGCTGGCGCCGCACGCGTTCGCGCCCGGCAACAGCGTCGAAATGCAAAGCCAGGGATGGGCCGCGCCCCGCGATAACGCACCCGACTCGCTCGTGTATGCGCTCAATGGCCAACTGTTGCTGATGTTCCGCGCGGAGAAAAAACTGCTGCCGGCGTCGGTCGTCACGCAGTTCACGAAAGCGCGTGCCGCCGACCTCGAGGAACAGCAGGGCTTCAAACCCGGCCGCAAGCAGATGCGCGAACTCAAGGAGCAGGTCACCAACGAACTGTTGCCGCGTGCGTTCAGCATTCGCCGCGACACCCGCGTGTGGATCGATTGCAGGAATGGCTGGCTCGTGATCGACGCAGCGTCGCAGGCGGTCGCCGACGAAGTGCGTGGCCTGCTCGTGAAATCGATCGATCAGTTGCCGCTCGGCACGGTGCAGGTCACGCAGTCGCCGGTGGCCGCCATGACGCAGTGGCTGCTCTCCGGCGAGGGGCCCGCAGGTTTCACGCTCGACCAGGACACCGAGTTGCGCTCGCCCGCCGAGGGCAACGCGACTGTGCGCTACGTCGGACATACGCTGGATACCGAAGACATGCGTCGCCACATCGAAGCGGGCAAGCAGTGCATGCGGCTCGCGATGACGTGGAACGACCGCGTGTCGTTCGTGCTGACGCCTTCGCTGACGATCAAGCGCATCGCGCCGCTCGACGTGCTGAAGGAAGCGGGTGACCCCACCGCGCAGAACGACGACGAAAGCTTCGACTCCGATTTCACGCTGATGACGGCTGAGCTCGAGCGCATGCTGGGCGATCTGCTCGACGCGCTGGGCGGCGAGAAGGGCAGCGGCCAACACAACGAACCGGCTCGCGCGCAAGATAAAGCGACGCCGCAGGCCGTCGTCGCCTGA
- a CDS encoding DUF308 domain-containing protein: MVRLVMILLGVDYLRTRWRSLQLIGWASVLLGLVVFGDALDGALYFPITPFAILLLLEGLATLAVAWTGMGGQRTLRYAKGLAFSVSAALILVGHSHGNFILSMIFGTLFFADGLLQIVSARVVRYRTWRLATVGGAVEIALAVFFYQPYPTHYVGTVPYCLGLGLIFGGWNLILLSTRVKRLASNPGMSSDHEAATAGAAASATGNATGNAAASAAASTARGRLQPVEWDGPPAADEAALTVHVWTPVGSAKGEARRQLIVDRYIAAVDRNGVISTGHAALESPEGIYISLYPGVEIDRSPDDFTRLLRATRENDVPGVFQPDYQTESKAWCPSTVQVRIRNYDPARLQRFWETYRQNTTYNLTHRNCSSTVSRALEAAIEGASARVWGNLGGWRPFLRVISTPELWVAAQLRKRAATMAWTPGLTLDYARALSMLADPRPSGWVKMARLAWRRMARSRQQWREEARTAPAAPQAARDAAGSPLHE, from the coding sequence ATGGTTCGTCTGGTCATGATCCTGCTGGGGGTCGATTATCTGCGCACGCGCTGGCGCTCGTTGCAACTGATCGGTTGGGCGAGCGTGCTGCTCGGCCTCGTGGTCTTTGGCGACGCGCTCGACGGCGCACTCTATTTTCCGATAACGCCCTTTGCGATCCTGCTGTTGCTGGAAGGACTCGCGACGCTTGCCGTCGCATGGACCGGCATGGGCGGCCAGCGCACGCTGCGCTACGCGAAGGGGCTCGCGTTCAGCGTCTCGGCGGCGCTGATTCTGGTGGGACACAGTCACGGCAACTTCATTCTCTCGATGATCTTCGGCACGCTGTTTTTTGCCGATGGTCTGCTGCAGATCGTGTCGGCCCGGGTGGTCCGCTATCGCACCTGGCGGCTCGCGACGGTGGGCGGCGCAGTCGAGATCGCGCTGGCGGTTTTCTTCTACCAGCCGTACCCCACGCACTATGTCGGCACCGTGCCGTATTGCCTCGGTCTCGGGCTCATCTTCGGCGGCTGGAATCTGATTCTGCTCAGCACACGCGTGAAGCGGCTGGCGTCGAATCCAGGCATGTCGTCGGACCACGAAGCGGCGACGGCCGGCGCGGCTGCAAGCGCGACAGGAAACGCGACAGGAAACGCGGCGGCCAGCGCTGCCGCCAGCACGGCGCGCGGACGGCTGCAGCCGGTGGAATGGGACGGCCCGCCCGCCGCCGACGAAGCCGCTTTGACCGTCCATGTGTGGACGCCGGTCGGCTCGGCGAAGGGCGAGGCGCGACGGCAACTGATCGTCGATCGCTATATTGCAGCCGTGGACCGCAATGGCGTGATTTCGACCGGACACGCCGCGCTCGAATCGCCGGAAGGGATTTATATCAGCCTGTACCCCGGCGTCGAAATCGACCGCTCGCCGGACGACTTCACGCGACTGCTGCGCGCCACGCGCGAGAACGACGTGCCTGGCGTTTTCCAGCCCGACTATCAGACCGAATCGAAAGCGTGGTGCCCGTCGACGGTTCAGGTCCGCATCCGCAATTACGATCCGGCGCGGCTCCAGCGTTTCTGGGAAACCTACCGGCAGAACACCACCTATAACCTGACGCACCGCAACTGTTCGAGCACGGTGTCGCGCGCGCTGGAAGCGGCAATCGAGGGCGCGTCGGCACGCGTGTGGGGAAACCTGGGCGGATGGCGGCCATTTTTGCGCGTGATCTCGACGCCAGAATTGTGGGTCGCCGCGCAGTTGCGCAAACGCGCCGCGACGATGGCATGGACACCCGGCCTCACGCTCGACTATGCCCGCGCGCTCAGCATGCTCGCCGATCCGCGACCGTCGGGGTGGGTAAAAATGGCGCGCCTCGCGTGGCGCCGGATGGCTCGCTCGCGGCAGCAGTGGCGTGAGGAAGCGCGCACTGCGCCGGCCGCCCCGCAAGCGGCACGCGATGCGGCAGGAAGCCCGTTGCATGAATGA
- a CDS encoding transglutaminase family protein → MTEPQRFTVRHVSVYRYSEPVSFGEHRMMLFPRASHDLRLVTNRLVITPTPTRLHWLHDVFDNSVAIATFAGEASELRFDSEVTLEHFEAPMPDYALEPYAVNWPFSYTNEEACDLVNARSRRHPDPEVDEWARRFVPIPGVVRSSEKKAGNAGDKAADKRARKAEDQPDDQPDDKPADRQGDSSTMALLRAMTLEIKSTFSYVRRTEKGVNRPGDTLRSRSGSCRDFAVLMMDAVRSLGLAARFVSGYLFVPEHDATQGGGATHAWLQIYLPGAGWVDFDPTNSIVGNRHLIRVAVAWNYDQALPLWGTWHGAPHSFRGLQVDVSVTEGK, encoded by the coding sequence ATGACTGAGCCGCAACGATTCACGGTCCGCCACGTCAGCGTGTACCGCTATTCGGAGCCCGTGAGCTTTGGCGAACACCGGATGATGTTATTTCCGCGCGCAAGCCACGATCTTCGCCTCGTGACCAACCGCCTCGTGATCACGCCGACCCCCACGCGTCTGCACTGGCTGCACGACGTATTCGACAACTCCGTGGCGATCGCCACATTCGCCGGCGAAGCGAGCGAATTGCGGTTTGACAGCGAGGTCACGCTCGAACATTTCGAAGCTCCGATGCCGGACTATGCGCTGGAACCGTACGCGGTCAACTGGCCGTTCAGCTACACGAACGAGGAGGCGTGCGATCTCGTGAACGCGCGCAGCCGCCGCCATCCGGACCCGGAAGTGGACGAATGGGCGCGTCGGTTCGTGCCGATTCCGGGCGTCGTCCGAAGCAGCGAAAAGAAGGCTGGCAACGCAGGTGACAAAGCGGCGGACAAGCGAGCCCGCAAAGCGGAAGACCAACCCGACGATCAACCCGACGACAAACCGGCCGACAGGCAGGGCGACAGCAGCACGATGGCGCTGCTGCGCGCGATGACGCTCGAAATAAAGAGTACGTTCAGCTACGTGCGCCGCACGGAAAAAGGCGTGAACCGTCCCGGCGACACATTGCGCAGCCGGAGCGGCAGTTGCCGTGACTTTGCGGTGCTGATGATGGACGCGGTGCGCTCGCTCGGTCTCGCCGCGCGCTTCGTGAGCGGTTATCTGTTCGTGCCGGAGCACGACGCGACGCAAGGTGGCGGCGCCACGCACGCGTGGCTACAGATCTATTTGCCGGGCGCGGGCTGGGTCGATTTCGATCCGACCAACAGCATTGTCGGCAACCGTCATCTGATTCGCGTGGCGGTGGCATGGAATTACGACCAGGCGTTGCCGCTGTGGGGCACGTGGCATGGCGCGCCGCACTCGTTTCGCGGCTTGCAGGTCGACGTGAGCGTGACCGAGGGCAAGTGA
- a CDS encoding spore coat U domain-containing protein, giving the protein MKRLFLLLALCLLLGALPRDASAQTCTASPSALNFGDVSPISLSAVAATGSITVQCSWPLTTLTPSVQVCLNMGGTSPRYLASGANQMQYDLYQDAAHSLAWGSTALGTTPISLVLDKPATGTTASASVNFYGQIAASQPGVPTTGNASTIYSQTLSQTSLNYGYFLLLSPGCAALTTSGGSFAFTASANVVNNCLISATNVAFTSTGVLSSALNATGTVTARCTNGDAFRIALNGGSSGNVAARQLQRSGGGGTVNYQLYTDSGHTTAWGDGTAGTSMPTGVGSGNAVSITVYGRVPAQSTPMPGSYSDTITATISF; this is encoded by the coding sequence ATGAAGCGGCTATTTCTCCTTCTCGCGCTGTGCCTGCTATTGGGCGCGCTGCCTCGCGACGCGAGCGCGCAGACTTGCACGGCAAGCCCGTCGGCACTGAATTTCGGCGATGTCAGTCCGATCAGCCTGAGTGCGGTCGCCGCCACTGGCAGCATCACGGTTCAGTGCTCATGGCCTTTGACCACGCTGACGCCCAGCGTACAGGTCTGCCTGAACATGGGCGGCACGTCGCCGCGTTATCTGGCGAGCGGCGCGAACCAGATGCAGTACGACCTTTACCAGGATGCCGCGCATTCGCTCGCGTGGGGGTCGACCGCGCTCGGCACGACGCCGATTTCGCTGGTACTCGACAAACCGGCGACGGGCACCACGGCGTCGGCATCGGTGAACTTTTACGGGCAGATTGCGGCCAGCCAGCCGGGCGTGCCAACAACAGGCAACGCCAGCACGATCTACTCGCAGACCTTGAGCCAGACGTCGCTGAACTACGGCTATTTCCTGCTGCTCTCGCCCGGCTGCGCCGCGCTGACGACGAGCGGCGGCAGCTTCGCTTTCACTGCAAGCGCGAACGTGGTGAACAACTGCCTGATCAGCGCGACGAACGTGGCGTTTACGTCCACGGGCGTGTTGAGTTCGGCGTTGAATGCGACCGGTACGGTCACCGCGCGCTGCACCAACGGCGACGCATTTCGCATTGCGCTGAACGGCGGGTCGAGCGGCAATGTCGCCGCGCGGCAGCTGCAGCGCTCGGGCGGCGGCGGCACGGTCAATTACCAGCTTTACACTGACTCCGGCCACACAACTGCGTGGGGCGACGGCACTGCCGGCACGAGCATGCCGACCGGCGTCGGCAGCGGCAACGCCGTATCGATCACGGTGTATGGCCGCGTGCCGGCGCAGAGTACGCCGATGCCCGGCAGTTATAGCGACACGATTACCGCCACCATCAGTTTTTGA
- a CDS encoding fimbria/pilus outer membrane usher protein: protein MLGLFGVERAHAQTPMRFADSGVDTLAAPDRATAGTPAAAAGWPVDATAAQQRGVDLGGGASVAARAALQRTSASVTGRDLYLEVMLNGQRTSLIAHFRDVDGRLSANAKDLNDIGIDTEKLHAADTAQLELAQIPGLRYQYDPARQSIDLLVPDAIRKPYTFDTRELTKTPNATASRGFLINYDAFAQTDTNAQFAFWSEERYFDPTGVLSNTGIAYLYRDLHRYIRYDTSWSMSNPATLTTTQFGDTISSSLDWSRSIRIGGFQWRSNFALRPDLVTFPVQALSGTAVVPSAVDLYVNNVRQFTGNVPSGPFIVNNVPGITGAGEATVITHDALGRTISASLPLYVDTRMLAAGLSSYSLEAGFLRRAYGIDSFSYDPRPAVSATARRGVTDSLTLEGHAEATGGLVNAGGGALVRMGMAGVVNGSLSASAGKLTGTQAGIGYQLIEPHFSIDAQTLRAYGNYGDLAARDGTPVPTATDRVTLALPFFSRQTLSLSYIGYRFPGVPASRIGSLSYTLNFGNLASLTFSTYKDFLQHDAQGVFVTASFGLGNNTAINASVGRQNGQSTYNVNAQRPPDYAGGWGWGVQAGGAGSVPYRQAQAQYLGKYGEVTAQVQDIDRHAGASLDATGAWVLMDNTVLPSRRIDDGFALVSTDGVAGVPVLHENRVIGTTDGGGHLLIPDLNAYQHNQVSIDSMKLPADARIATTAMDLVPKSHAGVMASFRMTRYSAASVILREPDGTLLPPGSRVRHVESGGETIVGYDGLTFIENLQRDNHLEVDYGATHCSVAFTYERPANGSLPTIGPLTCTDGKAARPAAPAPPAAKPAQAAR from the coding sequence ATGTTGGGCCTGTTCGGCGTGGAGCGGGCGCACGCCCAGACGCCGATGCGCTTCGCGGACAGCGGCGTGGACACGCTCGCGGCGCCGGACCGTGCGACCGCGGGCACCCCTGCGGCAGCCGCCGGCTGGCCAGTGGATGCCACGGCGGCACAACAGCGCGGCGTCGATCTCGGTGGAGGCGCGAGCGTCGCCGCGCGCGCCGCACTTCAACGCACATCGGCCTCCGTCACGGGCCGTGACCTGTATCTGGAAGTCATGCTCAATGGCCAACGCACTTCGCTGATCGCACACTTTCGCGACGTCGACGGCAGGCTCAGCGCGAACGCGAAAGACCTGAACGACATCGGCATCGACACGGAAAAGCTTCATGCCGCCGACACCGCGCAGCTCGAACTCGCGCAGATTCCCGGCCTGCGCTACCAGTACGATCCCGCCCGGCAAAGCATCGATCTGCTGGTGCCCGACGCGATTCGCAAACCGTACACGTTCGACACCCGGGAGCTGACGAAAACGCCGAACGCCACGGCCTCGCGCGGCTTTCTGATCAACTACGACGCATTCGCGCAAACCGACACGAACGCGCAGTTCGCGTTCTGGAGCGAGGAGCGCTACTTCGACCCGACCGGCGTGCTGAGCAACACCGGCATTGCGTACCTGTATCGCGACCTGCACCGCTATATCCGCTACGACACGTCGTGGAGCATGTCGAATCCGGCCACGCTCACGACGACACAATTCGGCGACACGATCTCGTCGTCGCTCGACTGGAGCCGCTCGATCCGCATCGGGGGTTTCCAGTGGCGCAGCAACTTCGCGCTGCGCCCCGACCTCGTCACGTTTCCGGTGCAGGCGCTGTCGGGCACGGCCGTGGTGCCGTCGGCGGTGGACCTGTACGTGAACAACGTGCGCCAGTTCACCGGCAACGTGCCGAGCGGGCCATTCATCGTGAACAACGTGCCGGGCATTACCGGGGCGGGCGAAGCGACGGTCATCACGCACGACGCGCTCGGCCGCACGATTTCCGCGTCGCTGCCGCTTTATGTCGATACGCGGATGCTGGCCGCGGGCCTGTCGAGCTATTCGCTGGAAGCCGGTTTCCTGCGGCGCGCCTATGGCATCGATTCGTTCTCCTACGATCCGCGGCCGGCCGTGAGCGCGACCGCGCGCCGCGGCGTCACCGATTCGCTGACGCTCGAAGGCCACGCGGAGGCGACCGGCGGCCTCGTCAACGCGGGCGGGGGCGCGCTGGTGCGTATGGGCATGGCTGGTGTCGTGAACGGCTCGCTGTCCGCGAGCGCGGGCAAGCTGACGGGCACGCAGGCCGGCATCGGTTATCAACTGATCGAACCACATTTCTCGATCGATGCGCAAACGCTGCGCGCCTACGGCAATTACGGCGATCTGGCCGCGCGCGACGGCACGCCGGTGCCCACCGCCACCGACCGCGTGACGCTTGCGCTGCCCTTTTTCAGCCGCCAGACCTTGTCGCTCAGTTATATCGGCTACCGGTTCCCCGGCGTTCCGGCGTCACGCATCGGTTCGTTGTCGTACACGCTGAATTTCGGCAATCTGGCCTCGCTGACGTTCAGCACGTACAAAGACTTCCTGCAACACGATGCGCAAGGCGTCTTCGTCACCGCGAGCTTCGGCCTTGGCAACAACACCGCGATCAATGCGAGCGTGGGCCGCCAGAACGGCCAGTCCACCTACAACGTGAACGCCCAGCGTCCGCCCGACTACGCCGGCGGCTGGGGCTGGGGCGTGCAGGCCGGCGGGGCGGGCTCGGTGCCGTACCGGCAGGCGCAGGCGCAATACCTCGGCAAATACGGCGAAGTGACGGCGCAGGTGCAGGATATCGACCGCCACGCGGGCGCGTCGCTCGACGCGACGGGCGCATGGGTGCTGATGGACAACACCGTGCTGCCGTCGCGCCGGATCGACGACGGCTTCGCGCTGGTCTCGACCGACGGCGTCGCCGGCGTGCCGGTGCTGCACGAGAACCGCGTGATCGGCACGACGGACGGCGGCGGCCATCTGCTGATTCCGGACCTGAATGCGTACCAGCACAACCAGGTGTCGATCGACAGCATGAAACTGCCTGCGGACGCGCGCATCGCGACGACGGCAATGGACCTCGTGCCGAAGTCGCACGCGGGTGTGATGGCGAGCTTTCGGATGACGCGCTACAGCGCCGCGTCGGTGATCCTGCGCGAGCCGGACGGCACGCTGCTGCCGCCCGGCTCGCGTGTGCGTCACGTGGAAAGCGGCGGCGAGACGATCGTCGGCTACGACGGCTTGACCTTCATCGAAAACCTGCAGCGCGACAACCATCTGGAAGTCGATTACGGCGCGACCCATTGCAGCGTGGCGTTCACCTACGAGCGGCCCGCCAACGGCTCGCTGCCGACCATCGGCCCACTGACGTGCACGGATGGGAAAGCGGCGCGACCCGCGGCGCCCGCACCCCCGGCGGCCAAGCCTGCACAGGCGGCGCGATGA
- a CDS encoding molecular chaperone → MRRAGKTVRRAAAMLFACGLLAARAHAATLQISPVMVDMSADANATGITLKNPGEKPLFGQVRVFRWDQANGDDALSPTQDVVASPPLIQIAGRGDQLVRLVRTAPAPSGVEQSYRVLIDELPEPDTAPSSGVTIRLRYSVPVFVEPAVDIGQPKLAWHLSRGAQSWMLRVDNSGRKRAQIAAVQLIDAAGNAYPINKGLLGYALAGRGRHWTVTLPDNVAQGGPLKVRASVNSLPAESAVDVD, encoded by the coding sequence ATGCGCCGGGCCGGCAAAACCGTGCGGCGCGCGGCCGCCATGCTTTTCGCGTGCGGACTCCTAGCCGCTCGCGCCCACGCCGCAACGCTGCAGATCTCGCCGGTGATGGTCGATATGTCGGCGGACGCGAACGCCACCGGCATCACGCTGAAGAATCCCGGCGAGAAGCCGCTGTTCGGCCAGGTCCGCGTGTTCCGCTGGGACCAGGCTAACGGTGACGACGCGCTTTCGCCGACTCAGGACGTCGTGGCCAGTCCGCCGCTCATCCAGATCGCCGGGCGTGGCGACCAGCTCGTGCGGCTCGTGCGCACCGCGCCCGCGCCGTCCGGCGTCGAGCAGAGCTATCGCGTGCTGATCGACGAGTTGCCCGAACCCGACACCGCGCCATCCAGCGGCGTGACGATCCGGTTGCGCTATTCAGTGCCGGTATTTGTCGAGCCTGCCGTCGACATCGGCCAGCCGAAGCTCGCATGGCATCTGTCGCGCGGCGCGCAAAGCTGGATGCTGCGCGTCGACAACTCGGGCAGAAAACGCGCGCAGATCGCGGCCGTGCAACTGATCGACGCCGCAGGCAACGCCTACCCGATCAACAAGGGGCTGCTCGGGTATGCACTCGCCGGCCGCGGACGTCACTGGACAGTCACGCTGCCGGACAACGTCGCGCAAGGCGGTCCGCTGAAGGTGCGCGCGTCGGTGAATTCGCTGCCCGCCGAGTCCGCCGTCGATGTGGACTGA
- a CDS encoding spore coat U domain-containing protein — translation MFGLPLQLAGAATYSNGTATATFTVTLTLAANCSISANPLNFGSNGVLANAINQQTTVAVTCTNTTPYNVGLDAGTVTGSTVTNRLMAGTATGNTATTVGFNLYQDAGHTVTWGNTQGTNTVSGTGSGSAQSIVVYGQVPAQTTPRPDTYQTTVTATVYF, via the coding sequence ATGTTCGGCTTGCCGCTGCAACTCGCGGGCGCTGCCACTTATTCGAACGGCACCGCTACGGCCACCTTCACCGTCACGCTCACTCTGGCTGCCAACTGCTCGATCAGCGCGAATCCGCTCAATTTCGGCAGCAACGGCGTGCTCGCGAACGCCATCAACCAGCAGACCACCGTGGCGGTCACCTGCACGAACACCACACCGTATAACGTCGGGCTCGACGCGGGCACCGTCACCGGCTCGACGGTCACCAACCGCCTGATGGCCGGCACCGCCACCGGCAACACGGCGACCACGGTCGGCTTCAATCTGTATCAGGACGCCGGCCATACCGTGACGTGGGGCAACACACAGGGCACCAACACGGTCAGCGGCACGGGCAGCGGCTCGGCGCAGTCGATCGTCGTGTACGGCCAGGTGCCCGCGCAGACCACGCCCCGGCCCGACACCTACCAGACCACCGTCACCGCCACGGTCTACTTTTGA
- a CDS encoding VOC family protein: MSSPAVKPIPEGMHSLTPYLICANAAEAIEFYKNAFNAVEQIRLPGPGGKVMHACLKIGDSMLMLTDEWPEHHSLGPITLKGTPVFIHHYVEDVDARFKQAVDAGATVRMPVTDMFWGDRYGQLTDPFGHCWSLATHKREVSAEDMQQAMQNMQNTQCGEQ; the protein is encoded by the coding sequence ATGTCCAGTCCTGCTGTCAAACCGATTCCGGAAGGCATGCATTCGCTCACGCCGTATCTGATTTGTGCAAACGCCGCCGAAGCCATCGAGTTCTATAAAAATGCGTTTAATGCAGTCGAGCAGATCCGTTTGCCGGGGCCGGGCGGCAAGGTCATGCACGCGTGTCTGAAGATCGGCGACTCGATGCTGATGCTGACCGACGAATGGCCCGAGCATCATAGCCTCGGTCCCATCACGCTCAAGGGCACGCCCGTCTTCATCCACCACTATGTCGAAGACGTGGACGCGCGCTTCAAGCAGGCGGTCGACGCCGGCGCCACCGTGCGCATGCCGGTCACCGACATGTTCTGGGGCGACCGCTACGGCCAGTTGACGGACCCGTTCGGGCATTGCTGGTCGCTTGCCACGCACAAGCGCGAAGTCAGTGCGGAAGACATGCAGCAGGCGATGCAGAACATGCAGAACACGCAGTGCGGCGAGCAGTAA
- a CDS encoding SH3 domain-containing protein: MPVAVPVRLIRPIQLIPATRQICPSRLSAVRRLLRRVCATAAAALAAVALCACSNPGPPRDTHAAADTVTLFPIANYDQNVDHWLDPDSADYDKPFLSADDQRAQFRALYARYFGTGSGAPSPWNAAFVAGQVYCQQGVDIAGLQQRRLARYDNTGKSGDELGYGENFRPHDKAWIDAIARNMSVDQFTRDATYRPQQRAIATTSLMVRELPTTDPSFYDRRLAGEGYPFDNLQISATRPGTPLYVLGSSADGAWRYVQTPDVQGWVRSEGLAMTDARFVDTWRAATARSLGAVTVALAPVTDSRGVFRFDAPAGTLLPLVGGSAGTGPAGRITVLVPARGADGDALMRSAELSPTQIAPAPLAATPRHLAMLMKTLIGRPYGWGNSGLYNDCSSELQSIFAVFGVWLPRHSSTQMSAGRMIDLSSSSPAQRLDYLAQHGEPMRTLIYIGGHVMLYIGNTMRNGVALPVVYQDVWGLRPADDSRRAVIGGSVILPLFEHIPEDATLQSLAGTRIFQLSILGAPTRAATPVPASAPGSTATPATPAPQDDENPAG, translated from the coding sequence ATGCCCGTTGCCGTTCCTGTCCGCCTGATCCGCCCGATCCAGCTGATCCCCGCGACCCGCCAGATCTGTCCGTCCCGCCTGAGCGCCGTCCGGCGGCTCCTACGCCGCGTGTGTGCAACGGCCGCCGCCGCGCTCGCCGCTGTTGCGCTGTGTGCGTGCAGCAATCCCGGCCCGCCTCGCGACACCCATGCGGCCGCCGATACGGTCACGCTGTTCCCGATCGCCAACTACGATCAGAACGTCGATCACTGGCTCGACCCCGACAGCGCCGACTACGACAAGCCGTTCCTCAGCGCCGACGACCAGCGTGCCCAGTTTCGCGCGCTCTATGCGCGTTATTTTGGCACCGGCAGCGGCGCGCCGTCGCCGTGGAATGCGGCCTTTGTGGCGGGCCAGGTTTATTGTCAGCAAGGGGTCGACATTGCCGGGTTGCAGCAGCGGCGTCTCGCCAGGTACGACAACACCGGCAAAAGCGGCGATGAGCTGGGTTACGGCGAGAACTTTCGTCCGCACGACAAGGCCTGGATCGACGCCATCGCGCGCAACATGAGCGTCGACCAGTTCACGCGGGACGCCACGTACCGGCCGCAGCAGCGCGCAATTGCGACGACGAGCCTGATGGTGCGCGAGTTGCCGACCACCGACCCTTCTTTCTATGACCGTCGTCTGGCCGGTGAGGGCTATCCATTCGACAACCTGCAAATCTCCGCGACGCGCCCCGGCACGCCGCTGTATGTGCTCGGCAGCAGCGCCGATGGCGCATGGCGCTACGTGCAGACGCCCGACGTGCAAGGCTGGGTGCGCAGCGAAGGCTTGGCGATGACCGACGCGCGTTTCGTCGACACCTGGCGCGCCGCGACGGCCCGATCGCTCGGCGCGGTAACAGTGGCCCTGGCGCCGGTGACGGATAGCCGAGGCGTATTCCGCTTCGACGCGCCGGCCGGCACGCTATTGCCGCTCGTGGGCGGCAGCGCGGGAACGGGGCCGGCCGGGCGAATCACCGTGCTCGTGCCCGCTCGCGGCGCCGACGGCGACGCGCTCATGCGCAGCGCCGAACTCAGCCCGACGCAGATCGCGCCGGCCCCGCTCGCAGCCACGCCGCGCCATCTCGCGATGCTGATGAAAACGCTGATCGGCCGCCCATACGGCTGGGGTAACAGCGGCCTGTATAACGACTGCTCGTCCGAACTGCAGAGCATTTTCGCGGTGTTCGGCGTCTGGCTGCCGCGCCATTCGTCCACGCAGATGAGCGCCGGGCGCATGATCGACCTGTCGTCGTCGAGTCCCGCGCAACGGCTCGACTATCTCGCGCAGCATGGCGAGCCCATGCGCACGCTGATCTACATCGGCGGCCATGTGATGCTCTACATCGGCAATACCATGCGCAACGGCGTGGCCCTGCCGGTCGTCTATCAGGATGTGTGGGGCCTGCGCCCGGCCGACGACAGCCGCCGCGCCGTGATCGGCGGCTCGGTGATCCTGCCGCTCTTCGAGCACATCCCGGAAGACGCGACGCTGCAATCGCTCGCCGGCACACGCATTTTCCAGCTCAGCATACTCGGCGCACCGACCCGTGCCGCGACGCCTGTGCCTGCGTCCGCACCGGGGTCAACCGCGACTCCGGCGACTCCAGCGCCGCAGGACGACGAGAATCCGGCCGGCTAA
- a CDS encoding TOBE domain-containing protein: protein MQTSARNHFAGEIIDVEHGAVNDEVTLRTQNGLEIVAIVTHGSATSLGLAAGKKAFALVKASSVIVMVDVTANQVSARNCIAGTVSSITKGAVNAEVTISANGAQITAIITHESVERLGLTDGHAATAIFKASSVIIGVE from the coding sequence ATGCAAACCAGCGCACGCAATCACTTTGCCGGCGAAATAATCGACGTCGAACATGGCGCCGTCAACGACGAAGTCACGCTGCGCACGCAGAACGGGCTGGAAATCGTCGCGATCGTCACGCACGGCAGCGCCACCTCACTCGGCCTTGCGGCGGGCAAGAAAGCGTTCGCGCTCGTCAAGGCGTCGTCGGTAATCGTGATGGTCGACGTGACGGCGAACCAGGTGTCGGCGCGCAATTGCATCGCGGGCACGGTTTCGAGCATCACGAAAGGCGCGGTGAATGCCGAAGTAACGATCAGCGCAAACGGCGCGCAGATCACGGCGATCATCACCCACGAAAGCGTGGAGCGCCTCGGGCTCACAGACGGTCACGCGGCAACGGCGATCTTCAAGGCGTCGAGCGTGATCATCGGCGTGGAATGA